The following proteins come from a genomic window of Pseudomonas sp. J452:
- a CDS encoding SIR2 family protein: MRFYPDGPAIPDILLERCDAGRVVFLCGAGVSLPSGMPTFVGLTQYVIEFYDPPADSEIMAAFRPWLDGQSAANVPLDQIFNLLHLEYGKAEVNALVTERLSAPLETNDFGREHDLIKRISSSQNGVPQIVTTNFDRLFEAGQGGEHLVRHVPPAFPDLNFGSKIEGITYLHGRLVEAASESHPYVLSSADFGRAYLSEGWATNFIRHLLERYTVVLVGYQAEDPPIKYLLQGLNHDGQYDRSRLYAFDRGLPEEIEAKWRDRGVTAIAYSNHPDLWRSLEAWADRADDPRRWRTSIIAKSQQDPKNLAPYERGQIAHVLRTVQGARLLSEADPAPHPEWVCVMDANVRSAKQSRSYGDDAEVFDPKAAYGLDDDLMEVSEDDRRQGVSNDDLLAWRDEDDNPHDFHRLGGRQTEGFETIPKRLGHLITWVRKSLDSPVLAWWAIRQNGLHPRLLHEIEWQIENGKDLHKRARHTWRLILEHHRDPRNRQLYGDWFSLKKMIAVEGWAPGVLREFRRVALPRVDIRPPFGLAQSKPPSANWEEVRFSDLGQFEVKFLDRHNEGLEVPDEVLPAVISILQEQLTIACGLLADLEPVYVQTPTCYPDREVVGRERITEDAEVMTWFIQLFDRMAGLRPDLANAYSTSWPETDRFFFRKLKLYAFNKAEIFEADYVASAILSFDQETFWCRDAIRELLFLLADRWRDFSQESRDKLTDRILSGPDQLSHWTDDELHELRDKFAARYARYLELHDCELTEDRRKRLAEMIRGIPEWGDDWATSTVTKWGSQGGWVRTDETPGELMNLPVSQVIATAKGDIKRDLGSLTERRPFTGLVKANPRKALSALTIAGRTGDYPEAFWSSMISELPADITPRLRRVFLNRVVRLPHALIAKLRHTLGRWLEQNLVAVLEFDDALGWAIYDHIVDGILSGGADAAKSGLGEVRQGGQVIQRSRRTLDHAINGPVGMCAEVLFHAVPGKTQEAGSLIPEHIKFRIERLFAAPGEGADHAVSIVSRKLNWLMFVDPVWTEECLIPMLEFDHPASEPAWNGFLHSERVPWQPLAAIIKPLLLGLFPWVERFSWNQDFSNVAAQWLGFMRVFHSNEQGGLSRVEMRSVLRAMSDETRNRFIFWLGLVGKENESGWAKHVIPLIDEDWPRERRYRTSASVRAWIGLLDDTGDSFPVVYEAVKRFVVPVEANDHPFYRFTREIHDGKPITVMFPETTLDLMNRATPHALTRLPYQLAKVLALIAETEPHLTSDPRYLRLIDLVERS, from the coding sequence ATGAGATTCTATCCAGATGGTCCCGCTATACCGGATATCCTCTTAGAACGCTGCGATGCTGGTCGCGTTGTGTTTTTGTGCGGTGCCGGAGTTTCGTTGCCATCTGGGATGCCGACTTTTGTCGGCCTCACCCAATACGTCATAGAGTTCTATGACCCGCCAGCCGACTCAGAAATCATGGCCGCATTTCGGCCGTGGCTGGACGGTCAATCTGCAGCGAATGTCCCTCTCGACCAAATCTTCAACCTACTTCACCTTGAATACGGCAAGGCTGAAGTTAACGCTCTGGTCACAGAGCGGCTGAGTGCTCCCTTAGAAACTAACGATTTTGGACGTGAGCACGACCTAATCAAGCGAATTTCTTCGAGCCAAAACGGCGTGCCGCAGATTGTCACGACGAACTTCGACCGATTGTTCGAGGCCGGGCAGGGTGGGGAACATTTGGTCCGGCACGTACCGCCTGCTTTTCCAGATCTGAATTTCGGATCGAAAATAGAGGGGATTACATATCTACACGGGCGGCTGGTGGAAGCCGCCTCTGAAAGTCATCCCTACGTTCTGAGCAGCGCGGACTTCGGACGCGCCTACCTTTCAGAAGGATGGGCCACTAACTTTATCAGGCATCTCCTCGAACGATATACCGTCGTTTTGGTGGGCTATCAGGCGGAAGACCCACCAATCAAATACCTGCTTCAAGGCCTCAACCATGACGGTCAGTATGATCGATCTAGGCTCTATGCCTTTGATCGTGGGCTTCCAGAGGAGATCGAAGCCAAGTGGCGAGACCGAGGCGTCACAGCCATAGCCTATTCCAATCATCCAGACTTATGGAGGAGCCTGGAGGCCTGGGCAGACCGGGCCGATGATCCTCGCAGATGGCGTACATCCATAATTGCTAAAAGCCAGCAGGACCCGAAGAATCTGGCGCCTTATGAGCGTGGCCAGATTGCACATGTCCTGCGCACAGTGCAGGGGGCGAGATTGCTCTCGGAGGCTGATCCAGCACCTCATCCGGAATGGGTGTGTGTAATGGATGCGAATGTCCGGTCAGCCAAACAGAGCCGCAGCTATGGCGACGATGCAGAAGTTTTCGACCCCAAGGCCGCATATGGACTTGATGACGATCTAATGGAGGTCTCTGAGGATGATCGAAGGCAGGGTGTCAGCAACGACGATCTCCTTGCCTGGCGTGATGAAGACGATAATCCGCATGATTTTCATCGGTTGGGTGGCCGACAGACGGAAGGCTTCGAGACGATCCCGAAAAGGCTCGGGCATCTCATAACTTGGGTCAGAAAGTCACTTGATAGCCCTGTGCTCGCGTGGTGGGCCATCCGGCAGAACGGGCTTCATCCACGATTGCTACATGAAATTGAATGGCAGATAGAAAATGGGAAGGATCTTCACAAGCGTGCTCGACACACTTGGCGTCTGATCCTTGAGCACCACCGAGACCCTCGTAATCGTCAGTTGTATGGCGACTGGTTCAGCCTGAAAAAGATGATAGCGGTAGAGGGTTGGGCCCCCGGTGTCCTTCGCGAATTCAGGCGAGTCGCTCTGCCCCGAGTCGATATCAGGCCACCATTTGGTTTAGCGCAATCCAAACCACCATCTGCAAATTGGGAGGAAGTTCGCTTTAGTGACCTTGGTCAGTTCGAGGTCAAGTTCCTTGACCGGCATAACGAGGGCCTGGAAGTCCCTGACGAGGTATTGCCGGCGGTAATCAGCATCCTGCAAGAACAGCTAACTATTGCCTGCGGTCTTCTTGCTGATCTCGAACCAGTTTACGTTCAGACTCCAACGTGCTACCCGGACCGCGAGGTTGTCGGTAGAGAACGCATCACCGAAGACGCAGAGGTCATGACTTGGTTCATCCAGCTCTTTGACCGAATGGCTGGACTTAGGCCAGATCTGGCGAATGCCTATTCAACGAGTTGGCCCGAAACTGATCGGTTTTTCTTCCGGAAACTAAAGCTTTACGCGTTCAACAAGGCAGAGATTTTCGAGGCCGACTATGTCGCCAGCGCGATCTTGTCCTTTGATCAAGAGACCTTTTGGTGTCGCGATGCGATCCGAGAACTTCTTTTCCTATTGGCGGATCGGTGGAGGGATTTCTCTCAGGAGAGCCGAGATAAACTCACCGACCGAATCCTCTCAGGCCCTGATCAGCTTTCCCATTGGACTGACGACGAACTCCATGAGCTGCGGGATAAGTTCGCCGCCCGATACGCAAGGTATCTCGAACTGCATGATTGTGAGCTGACGGAAGATCGCAGGAAGCGACTTGCCGAGATGATCAGAGGTATTCCTGAATGGGGCGACGATTGGGCGACCTCGACGGTGACTAAATGGGGCTCTCAAGGAGGCTGGGTTCGCACGGACGAAACGCCTGGCGAGCTTATGAACCTCCCTGTAAGCCAGGTCATAGCCACGGCGAAAGGAGATATTAAACGCGATTTAGGAAGCCTCACCGAGAGGCGCCCCTTTACTGGTTTAGTAAAAGCCAATCCGCGCAAAGCATTGTCTGCACTGACGATTGCAGGAAGGACTGGCGACTATCCAGAGGCGTTCTGGTCGTCGATGATCAGTGAACTTCCTGCCGACATTACACCCAGGCTGAGACGGGTGTTCCTGAATCGAGTAGTGCGACTTCCACATGCGCTAATCGCCAAACTGCGCCATACCTTAGGCCGATGGCTCGAACAGAATTTGGTCGCGGTCCTTGAATTTGATGATGCTCTCGGTTGGGCGATCTACGATCACATCGTCGATGGCATCCTGAGTGGAGGGGCAGATGCGGCGAAGAGCGGGCTTGGCGAAGTCCGCCAAGGTGGACAAGTTATTCAACGGTCCCGACGTACACTCGATCACGCAATCAACGGCCCCGTTGGCATGTGTGCTGAGGTACTTTTTCATGCAGTGCCTGGAAAGACGCAGGAGGCCGGGTCGCTCATCCCAGAGCACATCAAGTTTCGTATCGAGCGCCTCTTTGCGGCGCCAGGTGAGGGTGCAGATCATGCCGTGTCGATAGTGAGCAGAAAGCTGAACTGGCTCATGTTCGTTGATCCTGTCTGGACTGAGGAGTGTCTTATTCCAATGTTGGAATTTGATCATCCAGCTTCGGAGCCTGCGTGGAACGGGTTTCTTCATAGTGAGCGGGTGCCATGGCAGCCACTGGCCGCAATCATCAAACCGTTGCTGCTTGGACTCTTTCCGTGGGTCGAGAGGTTTTCTTGGAATCAGGACTTCTCAAACGTAGCCGCCCAATGGCTGGGCTTCATGCGGGTGTTTCATTCAAATGAGCAGGGCGGTCTCTCACGAGTTGAAATGCGTTCGGTTTTACGAGCGATGTCTGATGAAACTCGTAATCGGTTCATTTTCTGGCTGGGTCTAGTTGGAAAGGAAAACGAGAGTGGCTGGGCCAAACACGTCATCCCCTTAATCGATGAGGACTGGCCGAGAGAGCGCCGATACAGAACCTCGGCATCGGTGAGGGCGTGGATCGGCTTGCTGGATGACACGGGTGATAGTTTCCCGGTCGTATACGAGGCGGTGAAGAGGTTCGTGGTCCCGGTGGAGGCAAATGATCATCCGTTCTACCGGTTCACCCGAGAGATCCATGATGGAAAGCCGATTACCGTTATGTTCCCCGAAACGACGCTGGACTTAATGAACAGAGCTACACCTCATGCCCTTACTCGCCTGCCATATCAGTTAGCGAAGGTGCTAGCACTGATTGCGGAAACCGAACCGCATCTGACATCAGATCCACGTTATTTACGTCTTATAGATCTTGTTGAGCGAAGCTAG
- a CDS encoding efflux RND transporter periplasmic adaptor subunit — MSSRRHALLLTCVIACSPLPALAEQAPLVEVVQPERTLVRDELITFGSLRSDESTVIRPELGGRLAAVHFREGEAVKAGELLVSLDDAIARAELAQAQANLDLAEKSFQRTQLLFKRGASNAQAQDEAQSQQQAARASLALAQARLDKTQIRAPYDGVLGLRQVSVGDYLSAGQDLVNLEVLDPLKVDFRIPQKAVSQVRLGQAIELSLDAYPGERFKGTITALNPRLDEVGRSQAIRARVDNQDQRLKPGQFVKVSVILAERPQALLIPEEAVMPMGQLLFVNLVVDGKVERRQIRIGQRLRGKAEVVEGLQGDETLISAGWQKVAPGREVRTVKRGEGV; from the coding sequence ATGTCTTCCCGCCGCCACGCCTTGCTGCTCACCTGTGTTATCGCCTGCAGTCCGCTCCCCGCACTGGCCGAGCAGGCACCGCTGGTGGAAGTGGTGCAACCCGAGCGGACGCTGGTGCGCGATGAGCTGATCACTTTCGGTTCGCTGCGCTCCGACGAGTCGACCGTGATCCGCCCCGAGCTGGGCGGGCGCCTGGCGGCCGTGCATTTCCGCGAGGGCGAGGCGGTCAAGGCCGGCGAGCTGCTGGTCAGCCTGGACGATGCCATCGCTCGTGCCGAGCTGGCCCAGGCCCAGGCCAATCTCGATCTGGCGGAAAAGAGCTTCCAGCGCACCCAGCTGCTGTTCAAGCGCGGCGCCAGCAACGCCCAGGCCCAGGACGAGGCGCAATCCCAGCAGCAGGCCGCCCGTGCCAGCCTGGCCCTGGCCCAGGCGCGTCTGGACAAGACGCAGATCCGCGCGCCCTATGACGGTGTGCTCGGCCTGCGCCAGGTCAGCGTCGGTGACTACCTGAGCGCCGGCCAGGACCTGGTCAACCTGGAGGTGCTCGACCCGCTCAAGGTGGATTTCCGCATCCCGCAGAAGGCGGTCAGCCAGGTGCGTCTCGGCCAGGCCATCGAGCTGAGCCTGGATGCCTACCCCGGCGAGCGCTTCAAGGGCACGATCACCGCCCTCAACCCGCGCCTGGACGAAGTGGGCCGCAGCCAGGCCATCCGCGCCCGGGTCGACAATCAGGACCAGCGCCTCAAGCCCGGCCAGTTCGTCAAGGTCTCGGTGATCCTCGCCGAGCGCCCGCAGGCCCTGCTGATTCCCGAGGAAGCGGTGATGCCCATGGGCCAGCTGCTGTTCGTCAACCTGGTGGTAGACGGCAAGGTCGAGCGCCGGCAGATCCGCATAGGCCAGCGCCTGCGCGGCAAGGCCGAGGTGGTGGAAGGCCTGCAGGGTGACGAGACGCTGATCAGCGCCGGCTGGCAGAAAGTCGCGCCGGGCCGCGAGGTACGCACGGTCAAGCGCGGGGAGGGCGTATGA
- a CDS encoding tRNA (adenine(22)-N(1))-methyltransferase, with the protein MNEQRLSERLERVAAHVPAGARLADIGSDHGYLLVALMKRGVIAAAVAGEVAVTPFHAAQRSVRENGLSQRISVRLANGLAAIEPADGITAISLCGMGGETIRDILDRDQARLSGEERLILQPNGGEQPLRQWLMDNGYRILGEEVLRENRFNYEIIVAERNGPVLYSAQELYFGPLQLQQRSSAFLAKWQRLLRLKQRTLTHFAQARQAVPEEQVQALTQQVGWISELLAQANEALKG; encoded by the coding sequence TTGAACGAACAGAGATTGTCCGAACGCCTGGAACGCGTGGCCGCGCATGTGCCGGCCGGTGCGCGGTTGGCCGATATCGGCTCGGATCACGGCTACCTGCTCGTAGCCTTGATGAAGCGTGGCGTGATCGCGGCGGCGGTGGCCGGCGAGGTGGCGGTGACGCCGTTTCACGCGGCGCAACGCAGCGTGCGCGAGAATGGCCTGAGCCAGCGCATCAGCGTACGCCTGGCCAATGGCCTGGCCGCGATCGAACCAGCAGACGGCATCACCGCGATCAGCCTCTGCGGTATGGGCGGCGAGACGATCCGCGACATCCTCGACCGCGACCAGGCACGCCTGAGCGGCGAGGAGCGCCTGATCCTGCAGCCCAACGGCGGCGAGCAACCCCTGCGCCAATGGCTGATGGACAATGGCTACCGCATCCTCGGCGAGGAAGTGCTGCGGGAAAACCGCTTCAACTACGAAATCATCGTCGCCGAACGCAACGGGCCGGTGCTGTATAGCGCCCAGGAGCTGTACTTCGGCCCACTGCAATTACAGCAACGCAGCTCGGCATTTCTGGCCAAGTGGCAACGCCTGTTGCGCCTGAAGCAGCGCACCCTCACCCACTTCGCCCAAGCGCGGCAGGCCGTGCCCGAGGAGCAAGTGCAAGCACTAACGCAGCAGGTCGGGTGGATCAGCGAACTGCTTGCTCAAGCAAACGAGGCGCTGAAGGGCTGA
- a CDS encoding heavy metal response regulator transcription factor → MKLLIVEDEPKTGQYLRQGLAEAGFSVELATDGSSGELLALSGEHDLLILDVMLPGRDGWQILRSVRGAGLETPVLFLTARDAVEDRVRGLEAGADDYLVKPFAFTELLARVRTLLRRSNGVAQDTQLQLADLSLDLLRRRAERAGQRIELTAKEFALLELLLRRQGEVLPKSLIASQVWDMNFDSDTNVIEVAIRRLRAKVDDGFAQPLIHTVRGMGYVLEARR, encoded by the coding sequence ATGAAACTGCTGATAGTCGAAGACGAACCCAAGACCGGCCAGTACCTGCGCCAGGGCCTCGCCGAGGCCGGTTTCAGTGTCGAACTGGCCACCGACGGCAGCAGCGGCGAATTGCTGGCGCTGTCCGGCGAGCATGACCTGCTGATTCTCGACGTGATGCTGCCCGGCCGCGACGGCTGGCAGATCCTCCGTAGCGTGCGCGGCGCCGGCCTGGAAACCCCGGTGCTGTTCCTTACTGCCAGGGACGCAGTCGAGGACCGCGTGCGTGGCCTGGAAGCCGGCGCCGACGATTACCTGGTCAAGCCCTTCGCCTTCACCGAACTGCTGGCCCGCGTGCGCACCCTGCTACGGCGCAGCAACGGCGTGGCGCAGGACACCCAGCTGCAACTGGCCGACCTGTCCCTCGACCTGCTGCGCCGCCGCGCCGAACGCGCCGGCCAGCGCATCGAACTGACCGCCAAGGAATTCGCCCTGCTCGAACTGCTGCTGCGCCGCCAGGGCGAAGTGCTGCCCAAGTCGCTGATCGCCTCGCAGGTGTGGGACATGAACTTCGACAGCGACACCAATGTCATCGAAGTGGCCATCCGCCGCCTGCGCGCCAAGGTCGACGACGGCTTCGCCCAGCCGCTGATCCACACCGTGCGCGGCATGGGCTATGTGCTGGAGGCGCGCCGCTGA
- a CDS encoding heavy metal sensor histidine kinase → MSLANRLALLFAACAAAVALIAGSLFSQASARHFIDLDRQLLQGKLAVFADILQGADTPGALASRRPAVLQELQRHPELALRVETRDGQVWFSSLPQLEKLSISMQALRRWRNGDTDYRVMEKPLSNGLRLSLLLDITHHQHFLQQMQRLIWLCVGLSALATALLGAWVARRGLRPLRNMTAVAQQVGASSLTTRLPTQGLPAELGELAQAFNAMLARLEDAFARLSAFSADIAHELRTPLSNLLTQTQVILSQPRPLEDYQEALHSNLEELQHLAQMVGDMLLLAKAEHGLLQTQRESLELGVELAALAEYFTPLAEDAGVTLRVTGQAALSADRGLLRRALSNLIANALRFTPSGGELHLNTASSGATVRIEVANQGPEIPAALRERLFDRFYRADPARREGNAEHAGLGLAITRSIVRAHGGAIRCESAEGWTRFILEFPT, encoded by the coding sequence ATGTCGCTCGCCAATCGCCTGGCCCTGCTGTTCGCCGCCTGCGCCGCGGCGGTGGCGCTGATCGCCGGCAGCCTGTTCAGCCAGGCCAGCGCCCGGCACTTCATCGACCTGGACCGGCAACTGCTGCAAGGCAAACTGGCCGTGTTCGCCGACATCCTGCAGGGCGCCGACACCCCCGGCGCCCTGGCCAGCCGCCGCCCCGCCGTGCTGCAGGAACTGCAACGCCACCCGGAACTGGCCCTGCGCGTCGAAACCCGCGACGGCCAGGTGTGGTTCAGCAGCCTGCCGCAACTCGAGAAACTATCGATTTCCATGCAGGCGCTGCGACGCTGGCGCAACGGCGATACCGACTACCGGGTGATGGAAAAGCCTTTGTCCAACGGCCTGCGCCTGAGCCTGCTGCTGGATATCACCCACCACCAGCATTTCCTGCAGCAGATGCAGCGGCTGATCTGGCTCTGCGTCGGCCTCTCGGCCCTGGCCACCGCCCTGCTCGGCGCCTGGGTGGCGCGGCGTGGCCTGCGCCCGCTGCGCAACATGACCGCAGTGGCGCAGCAGGTTGGCGCCAGCTCGCTGACCACCCGCCTGCCGACCCAGGGCCTGCCCGCCGAACTGGGCGAACTGGCGCAGGCCTTCAACGCCATGCTGGCGCGCCTGGAAGATGCCTTCGCCCGCCTCTCCGCGTTCTCCGCCGATATCGCCCACGAGCTGCGCACGCCGCTGTCCAACCTGCTGACCCAGACCCAGGTGATCCTCAGCCAGCCCCGCCCGCTGGAGGACTACCAGGAAGCGCTGCACTCCAACCTGGAGGAGCTGCAACACCTGGCGCAGATGGTCGGCGACATGCTGCTGCTGGCCAAGGCCGAGCACGGCCTGTTGCAGACCCAGCGGGAAAGCCTGGAACTGGGCGTCGAGCTGGCCGCCCTGGCCGAGTACTTCACCCCGCTGGCCGAGGATGCCGGAGTCACCCTGCGGGTCACCGGCCAGGCCGCGCTCAGCGCCGACCGCGGCCTGCTGCGCCGCGCCCTGAGCAACCTGATCGCCAACGCCCTGCGCTTCACCCCCAGCGGCGGCGAGCTGCACCTGAACACTGCAAGCTCGGGCGCCACCGTACGCATCGAAGTGGCCAACCAGGGCCCGGAGATTCCCGCCGCATTGCGCGAGCGCCTGTTCGACCGCTTCTACCGCGCCGACCCGGCCCGCCGCGAAGGCAATGCCGAACACGCCGGCCTTGGTCTGGCCATCACCCGCTCCATCGTCCGCGCCCACGGCGGGGCCATCCGCTGCGAGTCGGCCGAGGGCTGGACGCGCTTTATCCTGGAGTTCCCAACCTAG
- a CDS encoding efflux RND transporter permease subunit gives MTLSDICIRRPVFATVLSLIIVLLGLMAYQRLAVREYPNIDVPIVTVNVIYPGASPEIMESQVAQPIEDVLSGIEGLDFVSSISRSENTQITAQFRLGSNSDEAANDVRDRLGRVRSLLPDEIDEPLVQKVEADAQPVIWLAFYSERFSAMEITDVLERVVQDRLQSIPGVSEVQIRGARTFAMRIWLDPEKLAAHDLTVQDVEDALRRQNVEIPAGRIESVQREFSVLSETDLKTPDDFNKIILDDSRGYLLRLSDVGHAEIGAADERTVVRFNGKPAVSMGLVKQATANPLEISDGLNEAMPEVRKLLPEGMQMAVANDNSLFIRESISNVYTTIWEAVLLVILIIFLFLRSLRATLIPLVTIPVSLIGACALMMLMGFTLNTLTLLAMVLAIGLVVDDAIVVLENIHRHIEQGMKPMQAAFVGSREIAFAVIAMTLTLAAVYAPIGFMQGTSGKLFTEFAWTLAGAVLVSGFVALTLSPMMCGHLLKAHQPQQQHSRVYNLIEGFLHNLTYSYRHGLERVLRAWWLVVALLLGILLLCAWLFGSLRSELAPTEDTGTIVGSINGPDGATVGYTSRYAKQLEAAYDAVPETNRYMVIVGFPTVAQGLSFMKLEDWDKRERSQFEIRDELLPKLQDIPGVRAFPINRPPLGQSARNQPVNFVIRSSLEYAELQQYVDQLLAEVRGYPGLESLDTDLKLNTPQLKVTVNREQAVAVGTDVATIGRSMESLFGSRQVTRFKQNGEQYDVLVQLQGVDRSNPEDLNRVYVRGRNDNMVQLSNLIEVRETVAPRELNHFNQLRAVTVTANVGSGYTLGEALDHLEEKARAIFPPETQFDYTGTSRDFKDSSSGVALIFVLALVFIYLVLAAQFESFLDPLIILLSVPLSMAGALLALKLFGGTLNIYSQVGLVTLIGLITKHGILIVEFANHLLREGRALHEAVMEAAVQRLRPILMTTGAMVLGSLPLAIATGAGAESRQQIGMVIVGGLLVGTFFTLFVVPTLYSLLRRWKPLEVGQGEVGLA, from the coding sequence ATGACCCTCTCGGATATCTGCATCCGCCGGCCGGTGTTCGCCACCGTGCTGTCACTGATCATCGTCCTGCTCGGCCTGATGGCCTACCAGCGCCTGGCCGTGCGCGAGTACCCGAACATCGACGTGCCGATCGTCACGGTCAACGTCATCTACCCCGGCGCCAGTCCGGAGATCATGGAATCCCAGGTCGCCCAGCCGATCGAGGATGTGCTGTCCGGCATCGAGGGCCTGGATTTCGTCAGCTCCATCAGCCGCTCGGAAAACACCCAGATCACCGCGCAGTTCCGCCTCGGCAGCAACTCCGACGAGGCCGCCAACGACGTGCGTGACCGCCTCGGCCGGGTGCGCAGCCTGCTGCCGGACGAGATCGACGAACCGCTGGTGCAGAAGGTCGAGGCCGACGCCCAGCCGGTGATCTGGCTGGCGTTCTACAGCGAGCGCTTCTCCGCCATGGAGATCACCGATGTGCTGGAGCGGGTGGTGCAGGACCGCCTGCAGAGCATTCCCGGCGTCTCCGAAGTGCAGATCCGTGGCGCGCGCACCTTCGCCATGCGCATCTGGCTCGACCCGGAGAAGCTGGCCGCCCACGACCTCACCGTGCAGGACGTGGAAGATGCCCTGCGCCGGCAGAACGTGGAGATTCCGGCCGGGCGCATCGAGTCGGTGCAGCGCGAGTTTTCCGTGCTCTCGGAAACCGACCTGAAAACCCCGGACGACTTCAACAAGATCATCCTCGACGATTCGCGCGGCTACCTGCTGCGCTTGTCCGATGTCGGCCATGCCGAAATCGGCGCCGCCGACGAGCGCACCGTGGTGCGTTTCAACGGCAAGCCGGCGGTGTCCATGGGCCTGGTCAAGCAGGCCACGGCCAACCCGCTGGAGATTTCCGATGGCCTCAACGAGGCCATGCCCGAGGTGCGCAAGCTGCTGCCAGAAGGCATGCAGATGGCGGTGGCCAACGACAACTCGCTGTTCATCCGCGAGTCGATCAGCAACGTCTACACCACCATCTGGGAAGCGGTGCTGCTGGTCATCCTGATCATCTTCCTGTTCCTCCGCTCGCTGCGCGCCACTCTGATTCCGCTGGTGACCATCCCGGTGTCGCTGATCGGTGCCTGCGCGCTGATGATGCTGATGGGTTTCACCCTCAATACCCTGACCCTGCTGGCCATGGTCCTGGCCATCGGCCTGGTGGTGGACGATGCCATCGTCGTGCTGGAGAACATCCACCGGCATATCGAGCAGGGCATGAAGCCGATGCAGGCAGCCTTCGTCGGCAGCCGCGAAATCGCCTTCGCGGTGATCGCCATGACCCTGACCCTGGCCGCCGTGTACGCGCCGATCGGCTTCATGCAGGGCACCTCCGGCAAGCTGTTCACCGAGTTTGCCTGGACCCTGGCCGGCGCCGTGCTGGTGTCCGGCTTCGTCGCCCTGACCCTGTCGCCGATGATGTGCGGCCACTTGCTCAAGGCCCATCAGCCGCAGCAGCAACACAGCCGCGTCTACAACCTGATCGAAGGCTTCTTGCATAACCTCACCTACAGCTACCGCCACGGCCTGGAACGGGTGCTGCGCGCCTGGTGGCTGGTGGTTGCGCTGCTGCTGGGCATCCTGTTGCTGTGCGCCTGGCTGTTCGGCAGCCTGCGCAGCGAGCTGGCGCCGACCGAAGACACCGGCACCATCGTCGGCTCGATCAACGGCCCGGACGGTGCCACGGTCGGCTACACCAGCCGCTACGCCAAGCAACTGGAAGCCGCCTACGACGCGGTGCCGGAAACTAACCGCTACATGGTCATCGTCGGCTTCCCCACGGTGGCCCAGGGCCTGTCGTTCATGAAGCTGGAGGACTGGGACAAACGTGAGCGCAGCCAGTTCGAGATCCGTGACGAACTGCTGCCCAAGCTGCAGGACATCCCCGGCGTGCGCGCTTTCCCGATCAACCGCCCGCCGCTGGGGCAGAGCGCGCGTAACCAGCCGGTCAACTTCGTCATTCGCTCCTCGCTGGAGTACGCCGAGCTGCAGCAGTACGTCGACCAGCTGCTGGCCGAAGTGCGCGGTTATCCGGGGCTGGAGAGCCTGGACACCGACCTCAAGCTGAACACCCCGCAGCTCAAAGTTACGGTCAACCGCGAGCAGGCGGTGGCGGTGGGCACCGACGTGGCCACCATCGGCCGCAGCATGGAGAGCCTGTTCGGCAGCCGCCAGGTAACGCGCTTCAAGCAGAACGGCGAGCAGTACGACGTGCTGGTGCAGCTGCAGGGTGTGGATCGCAGCAACCCCGAGGACCTCAACCGCGTCTACGTGCGCGGGCGCAATGACAACATGGTGCAGCTGTCCAACCTGATCGAAGTACGCGAGACCGTGGCGCCGCGCGAGCTCAACCACTTCAACCAGCTGCGCGCGGTGACGGTGACCGCCAACGTCGGCTCCGGCTACACCCTCGGCGAGGCACTCGATCACCTGGAAGAGAAGGCCCGGGCGATCTTCCCGCCCGAGACCCAGTTCGATTACACCGGCACCTCGCGCGACTTCAAGGACTCCAGCAGCGGCGTGGCGCTGATCTTCGTACTGGCGCTGGTGTTCATCTACTTGGTGCTGGCGGCGCAGTTCGAGAGCTTCCTTGATCCGCTGATCATCCTGCTCAGCGTGCCGCTGTCGATGGCCGGCGCCTTGCTGGCGCTCAAGCTGTTCGGCGGCACGTTGAACATCTACTCGCAGGTCGGCCTGGTGACCCTGATCGGCCTGATCACCAAACACGGCATCCTCATCGTCGAATTCGCCAACCACCTGCTGCGCGAGGGCAGGGCGCTACACGAGGCGGTGATGGAAGCAGCGGTGCAGCGCCTGCGGCCGATCCTGATGACCACCGGCGCCATGGTGCTCGGCTCGCTGCCGCTGGCCATCGCCACGGGCGCTGGCGCCGAGAGCCGCCAGCAGATCGGCATGGTCATCGTCGGCGGCCTGCTGGTGGGCACCTTCTTCACCCTGTTCGTGGTGCCGACGCTGTACAGCTTGCTGCGGCGCTGGAAGCCGCTTGAGGTGGGGCAGGGTGAGGTGGGGTTGGCTTAG